A part of Solibacillus sp. FSL H8-0538 genomic DNA contains:
- a CDS encoding helix-turn-helix transcriptional regulator, giving the protein MDRDFAIDIVSEKLKLIRTENDYTQDKMAEVIGISKKTLVQIEKGRISAGWTTSVAVCALFRESSILQNAFGGDPLEVIELTAHDVISRPKEKTLGGYIWWRDVKIGNGYRLQQNILSQHFRILDEDNYRLYSSFEEQIILKKWQTIVN; this is encoded by the coding sequence ATGGACCGAGATTTTGCAATTGATATTGTATCTGAAAAGTTGAAGCTTATTCGGACTGAAAATGACTACACACAGGATAAAATGGCAGAAGTAATCGGAATTTCTAAAAAAACTCTTGTGCAAATCGAAAAAGGACGCATTTCCGCTGGTTGGACAACTTCTGTAGCGGTTTGCGCTTTGTTCCGTGAAAGTTCCATTTTGCAAAATGCATTTGGCGGTGATCCATTAGAAGTCATTGAATTAACGGCTCACGATGTCATTAGTAGACCAAAGGAGAAAACACTCGGAGGCTATATCTGGTGGCGTGATGTCAAGATAGGGAACGGCTATCGCTTACAACAAAATATTTTAAGTCAACATTTTCGTATATTAGATGAAGATAACTATCGCCTTTATAGCTCATTCGAGGAACAAATTATATTAAAAAAATGGCAGACTATCGTTAACTAA
- a CDS encoding 5' nucleotidase, NT5C type, whose protein sequence is MTKKLKPRFGIDIDGTVTCPATLIPHINNQYNVNITIADITEYDFLSGFPHPVDRNEFNQWFKANEPMMYEVSELAQDAKKILVDWQNSYELFYISARGENVFDVTQNWFKKHSLPFDHIELIGSHDKISVAKKHAVEVFFEDKHDNAVMIAEELSIPVILFDTPYNQMPAPTNVIRVNNWIEANDWIRKNY, encoded by the coding sequence ATGACGAAAAAATTAAAGCCGCGCTTTGGGATTGATATTGACGGGACAGTCACTTGCCCGGCGACTTTAATTCCTCATATAAATAATCAATACAATGTCAATATAACAATTGCGGATATTACAGAATATGACTTTTTAAGCGGTTTCCCTCACCCTGTAGACCGCAATGAATTTAATCAGTGGTTTAAAGCGAATGAACCTATGATGTATGAAGTAAGTGAACTTGCTCAAGATGCAAAAAAAATCTTAGTAGATTGGCAAAATTCCTATGAGCTGTTTTATATTTCAGCACGTGGTGAAAACGTATTTGATGTTACGCAAAATTGGTTTAAGAAGCATTCGTTGCCATTTGACCATATTGAGTTAATCGGCAGTCATGACAAAATTAGTGTGGCAAAAAAACATGCAGTAGAAGTGTTTTTTGAGGATAAACATGATAATGCGGTGATGATAGCTGAAGAATTAAGTATTCCAGTTATATTGTTTGACACGCCGTATAACCAAATGCCTGCCCCAACTAATGTCATACGCGTTAATAACTGGATTGAGGCAAATGACTGGATTCGTAAAAACTATTAG
- a CDS encoding DUF1878 family protein — protein sequence MTIELLEKLQLLEQRIEKLEFHKSLLQQLTRSYEENSLFDEIISHDLSRNQFQNLLDITKKYVHQLEIGQPVLHHEFLEEFKEALGHEVRVFSYDQFAKAWLKGIDGSFGMSKRLADHFNY from the coding sequence ATGACAATAGAATTACTTGAAAAATTACAATTGCTTGAACAACGAATTGAAAAATTAGAATTTCATAAATCTTTACTGCAGCAATTAACGCGAAGCTATGAGGAAAATAGTTTATTTGATGAAATTATTTCACATGATTTATCTAGAAATCAATTTCAAAATCTGCTAGATATTACAAAAAAATATGTGCATCAATTAGAAATAGGGCAACCTGTTTTACACCATGAATTTTTAGAAGAATTCAAGGAAGCATTAGGGCATGAGGTAAGAGTGTTTAGCTACGACCAATTTGCGAAAGCATGGCTAAAGGGGATTGACGGTAGCTTCGGCATGTCTAAGCGACTAGCAGACCATTTTAACTATTAG
- a CDS encoding 23S rRNA methyltransferase — protein MRHIQAFLMLMLVTIILTGCGETFEELKDAAYGINSKADEAASALSMDVHSIRTTEIQFNNQTFTINDLYKTILRDVQWHYEKIDEVDTLTVTGTWKNNGLFSAYKFDEDIKKQLLEHGEITVFLTFPNGKLSEEDAVISMHLNDETVVQDIGTTALHALYDVYLNL, from the coding sequence ATGCGGCATATACAGGCATTTTTAATGCTCATGTTAGTAACAATTATTTTGACAGGCTGCGGGGAAACGTTTGAGGAGTTAAAGGACGCAGCATATGGTATTAATTCAAAGGCAGATGAGGCAGCATCAGCATTGTCAATGGATGTACACTCCATTCGAACGACCGAAATTCAATTCAACAACCAAACATTCACAATTAATGACTTATATAAAACCATTTTACGTGACGTTCAGTGGCATTATGAAAAAATAGATGAAGTTGACACGTTAACAGTGACGGGTACATGGAAAAATAATGGACTATTCAGTGCCTATAAATTTGATGAAGACATAAAAAAGCAACTACTTGAACATGGAGAAATCACAGTATTTTTAACATTCCCTAACGGAAAATTGAGTGAAGAGGATGCGGTAATTTCGATGCACCTGAACGATGAAACAGTTGTTCAAGATATAGGAACAACGGCTTTACATGCTTTATATGATGTGTATTTAAACCTTTAG